The Candidatus Poribacteria bacterium genome contains the following window.
TAGGAGGTAAATATGGCAATCGGCTGGGGTGTCATTGGATGTGGACAGATTGCTAATGGGCGTGCCATTCCGGAAGGTATTATGGTTGCGGAGAACGCGCGACTTGTTGGCGTCTGTGACCTCCTTATAGATCGCGCTCAGGCAACTGCCGATACATTTGGCGGAAAAGTTTATCAGGATACAGCGGCGTTATTGTCGGACTCTGCCATTGATGCAGTGTATATCGCTGCCCCGCCCGCAACCCACGCAGACCTCACCATCAACGCAGCTAAAAATGGCAAACATGTGCTGTGCCAGAAACCAATTGCTTTGAACGCCCATCAGGGGGAGGAGATGGTGCGTATCTGCCGTGAACAAAATGTCGTACTTGGTATCGGTTTCATGATGCGTTATCATGCGTGCCATGAAAAAATGCGCGATCTGATTCGAGATGGTGCTATCGGAACACCGGTAGCTGCACGCGTCCGTTACTCCGTTTGGGCACCTCCTGTTGATACCGATGAGGATTTTGGGGCTTGGATACACGATCCGAAGATTGCTGGTGGGGGATCCATGATGGATATGGGCGTTCATACCATCGATTTGATGTCGATGATGGTTGGACGCATCACAGAAGTATGCAGCTTCTGCGATACACTCGTACACGGTTATGAGGTAGAGGATACTGCTTCCATTCTTTTCAAGTTCGACAATGGAGCACAGGGGGTTATGGAGTGCTATATGAGTGTGCCGAACTTCCGTGGGCGTAGATTGCTAGAGGTATATGGAAGCGAAGGGATGCTGGTCGCAGAAAACACAATTTATCAATTGCCAACGGGAAACCTATGGTACTACAAACGCACACCCGACGGACTCGTAGAATCCGAAGCTGAGGCGATTGAGTACAGCCCAGAAAATATGTATTTGCGGGAGATCCAGCTTTTTTCCGAGGCGGTGGAAAGCGGTAGCGCATATCAGATTCCGGGTGAAGAAGGGTTATATGTGCAACGGGTGGTTGATGCCATTTACCGTTCTTCCGCGGAACGACGTGTTATTGCGCTGGACAATTGAACAAAGGGAAGGTGCTTTCACCTCGATCTATCGGGAGAGAAAACGAGAGAACGAGCAGCCGTGGAAGTGAGGGAGCGTGGAAGCGCGTTAAATCCTCACCCCTTGCTTCCTTACACACTCGCCCCCTCACACACCCGTTGTTTCACTTTCCCATTTTTCAACTCAATCTCTTCCAATTTCCCATCCTTTATCTGGCAATCACAAAAGGAGATAACAATGAAGCTTACTGGCGGTGAGGCGATTGTCCGGTGCTTGGAAAGCCAAGGAGTTGAATATGTCTTTGGTATGGCTGGGCACGGTAATCTTTCATTTCTGGATGCACTGGTCGATTCTAACATCAAGTTCCTTTCTGTGCCTCACGAACAGATTGCGACTCATGCGGCAGACGCGTATTTCCGAGTAACCCACAAACCGGCTGTCATATCAACAACGGTTGGTCCCGGTGCAACAAATACCATCACAGGGGTAGCTGATGCGTTGCTGGATAGCTCAGCGATGGTCATTATTTGTGGAGGCGTTCCGAGTTTCTACAGCGGCACGGATGCTCTCCAAGAGTTCGGCACACACCACGATGATGAGCA
Protein-coding sequences here:
- a CDS encoding Gfo/Idh/MocA family oxidoreductase; this translates as MAIGWGVIGCGQIANGRAIPEGIMVAENARLVGVCDLLIDRAQATADTFGGKVYQDTAALLSDSAIDAVYIAAPPATHADLTINAAKNGKHVLCQKPIALNAHQGEEMVRICREQNVVLGIGFMMRYHACHEKMRDLIRDGAIGTPVAARVRYSVWAPPVDTDEDFGAWIHDPKIAGGGSMMDMGVHTIDLMSMMVGRITEVCSFCDTLVHGYEVEDTASILFKFDNGAQGVMECYMSVPNFRGRRLLEVYGSEGMLVAENTIYQLPTGNLWYYKRTPDGLVESEAEAIEYSPENMYLREIQLFSEAVESGSAYQIPGEEGLYVQRVVDAIYRSSAERRVIALDN